One Primulina huaijiensis isolate GDHJ02 chromosome 8, ASM1229523v2, whole genome shotgun sequence genomic region harbors:
- the LOC140983365 gene encoding phosphoinositide phospholipase C 6-like isoform X3 — MTPTLSNDRKCQIFCFVTFYFLVDRMLSYENQSDSDQDDEDIGFHRQKSGNMSAPEYKRLIAIHAGKVKKGLKHALRNGSGKVNRLSLSEQTLERAAASYPMDVVRFSQKNILRVFPKGTRVTSSNFDPTIGWMHGAQMIAFNMQGYGKSLWTMHGMFRSNGGCGYVKKPDILMKRGPNGVVFDPKIPLPVKKILKVKVYMGDGWRLDFSHTHFDSFSPPDFYTKISGSYNWSASRCSKTKDTDN; from the exons ATGACACCCACACTATCCAATGATCGTAAATGCCAAATCTTTTGTTTTGTAACATTCTATTTTTTAGTTGATCGTATGCTTTCTTATGAAAATCAGAGCGACAGTGATCAAGACGATGAAGATATTGGTTTTCATCGACAAAAATCAGGAAATATGTCGGCACCAGAATATAAGCGGTTGATCGCCATTCATGCCGGGAAGGTAAAAAAAGGCTTGAAGCATGCACTTAGAAATGGTAGTGGTAAAGTTAATCGACTTAGTTTGAGTGAACAAACACTTGAAAGGGCTGCAGCATCTTATCCAATGGATGTTGTCAG GTTctctcaaaaaaatattttgagggtaTTTCCGAAGGGAACACGAGTAACATCATCAAATTTTGACCCGACTATTGGATGGATGCACGGAGCTCAGATGATTGCTTTTAATATGCAG GGATATGGAAAATCTCTCTGGACAATGCACGGTATGTTTAGATCTAATGGAGGTTGTGGATATGTGAAGAAACCTGATATACTCATGAAGAGAGGTCCGAACGGCGTGGTCTTTGATCCCAAAATACCATTGCCTGTGAAGAAAATCTTAAAG GTAAAAGTGTACATGGGTGATGGATGGCGTTTGGATTTCAGCCACACACACTTCGATTCATTTTCTCCACCAGACTTCTACACAAAG ATCTCAGGTTCATATAATTGGAGTGCCAGCAGATGCAGCAAAACGAAAGACACGGATAATTGA
- the LOC140982289 gene encoding zinc finger CCCH domain-containing protein 29-like isoform X2 encodes MEPKFQENNGGVGLKNCSKLLELAATDDLAGFINAVEEMGCDIDEASFWYGRSFGSKKMGFEERTPIMIASLYGSIEVLKYIIATGKVDVNRACGLDGATALHCAAAGGSWASVEVVEILIDASGDINVVDVGEKKPCDLIAPCVKSSSNSRRKTLEMLLKGFRVEASDDEPQEGSKMALGAKESVEKKEYPIDVPLPDINNGIYGSDEFRMYSFKVKPCSRAYSHDWTECPFVHPGENARRRDLTKFNYSCVPCPEFKKGSCLKGDACEYAHGVFESWLHPAQYKTRLCKEEMACARKVCFFAHKPEELRPVYPSTGSAMPSPKSGSVNPMDVTTLSSLSPSVTCSSPMGGSAWQNKMNLLTPPVLQLPGSRLKTTFSARDVDLEIEFLGLEQIRNQKQQRQQLVEEMASLEQIRTQKQQRQQLVEEMANLSSTYPRMGDLKPTNLDNVFGSHESMLLSQLQALPPNINNTSSGSQLLQSPSSHQIRQNTSQLRASYPSNFSSSSARKPSSFGFDSSAAVAAAMMNSRSAAFTKRSQSFIDRSYQSSHSGSANFVGQTPSKRLDWSSPDGKLDWGFNVDEANKFRRSASFGFRSNNTNASAALTPSYVDEPDVSWVGSLVKDVPSGTVGLHTSPQLNGGYHDTAPYWVDQMYMEQEPVVA; translated from the coding sequence ATGGAGCCCAAGTTTCAAGAAAATAACGGAGGGGTCGGTCTTAAAAATTGCTCAAAGTTGCTTGAACTAGCTGCTACAGATGATTTGGCTGGTTTTATTAATGCGGTAGAAGAGATGGGTTGTGATATTGATGAGGCTAGCTTTTGGTATGGTAGAAGCTTTGGTTCAAAGAAGATGGGGTTCGAGGAGAGAACACCGATTATGATTGCTTCTTTGTATGGAAGCATAGAGGTTTTGAAGTATATTATCGCGACTGGAAAAGTTGATGTCAATAGAGCATGTGGACTTGATGGCGCCACGGCTCTTCATTGTGCCGCTGCTGGGGGTTCATGGGCCTCAGTCGAGGTTGTCGAGATTCTGATAGACGCCTCAGGAGATATTAATGTTGTGGATGTCGGAGAGAAGAAGCCATGTGATTTGATTGCTCCTTGTGTTAAGTCTTCCAGCAATTCGAGAAGGAAGACGTTAGAGATGTTGTTGAAAGGATTCAGAGTTGAGGCGAGCGACGATGAGCCGCAAGAAGGGAGCAAAATGGCTCTAGGGGCTAAAGAAAGTGTTGAAAAGAAGGAGTATCCAATCGATGTGCCATTACCAGATATAAACAACGGGATTTATGGGAGCGATGAGTTTAGGATGTATAGTTTCAAGGTAAAACCATGCTCAAGGGCGTATTCTCATGACTGGACGGAGTGCCCTTTTGTCCACCCGGGTGAGAATGCGAGGCGGCGTGATCTGACAAAGTTTAACTACAGTTGTGTCCCATGCCCTGAGTTCAAGAAAGGAAGCTGCTTGAAGGGCGATGCATGTGAATATGCTCATGGAGTTTTTGAATCTTGGCTGCATCCTGCTCAATATAAGACTCGCCTTTGCAAGGAAGAGATGGCTTGTGCGAGGAAAGTGTGCTTCTTTGCCCACAAACCTGAAGAGTTGCGCCCTGTGTATCCTTCTACTGGTTCAGCAATGCCTTCTCCCAAGTCTGGTTCTGTTAATCCAATGGATGTGACAACCTTGAGCTCCTTGTCGCCTTCCGTGACTTGTTCATCTCCTATGGGTGGGAGCGCGTGGCAGAACAAGATGAATCTTTTAACACCTCCTGTTCTGCAGCTTCCCGGAAGCCGGCTCAAGACAACTTTCAGTGCACGAGACGTGGACTTGGAAATTGAATTTCTAGGATTGGAGCAAATACGTAATCAGAAGCAGCAGCGACAGCAGTTAGTCGAGGAGATGGCTAGCTTGGAGCAAATCCGTACTCAGAAGCAGCAGCGGCAGCAGTTAGTCGAGGAGATGGCTAACTTGTCGTCCACATATCCAAGAATGGGTGATCTAAAGCCTACTAACCTTGACAACGTTTTTGGATCACACGAGTCTATGTTATTATCTCAGCTGCAGGCTCTCCCACCTAATATCAACAACACCAGCAGCGGCTCCCAACTGCTGCAATCGCCTAGCAGTCACCAAATTCGCCAAAACACGAGCCAACTCCGAGCCAGCTACCCGTCGAACTTCTCATCATCATCAGCAAGAAAGCCCTCTTCTTTTGGGTTCGACTCTTCTGCTGCAGTGGCTGCTGCAATGATGAATTCACGATCAGCTGCCTTCACAAAACGCAGTCAAAGCTTTATTGACCGCAGCTATCAATCCAGCCATTCGGGTTCTGCCAATTTCGTAGGCCAAACACCATCTAAACGTTTGGATTGGAGCTCGCCAGATGGGAAGTTAGACTGGGGATTCAATGTCGACGAGGCGAACAAATTTAGGAGGTCTGCCTCCTTTGGTTTCCGTAGCAACAACACCAATGCATCGGCAGCCCTGACTCCATCTTATGTAGATGAACCAGATGTTTCTTGGGTTGGTTCATTGGTTAAAGACGTTCCTTCTGGTACTGTTGGGCTACACACTTCACCTCAGCTCAACGGCGGATATCACGATACCGCACCGTACTGGGTCGATCAAATGTACATGGAGCAGGAGCCGGTGGTGGCTTGA
- the LOC140983262 gene encoding putative serine/threonine-protein kinase-like protein CCR3, with protein MTTPLTAVTAAAAIIILLAAVSPSLRSAHALGGSGSTLAVVYGSATTICSIVASQPIQRVQCWRDGQILPPILPTTSFDAVAGGRDTLCGVRSGGFSLLCWNTTFSPKRIYNSTTALLTSLTIGDTQICALTNVTASKNAVCWRGDIVSSSENLQFGVISSGIGFSCGILNSNNRVLCWGINDISSSIQSQFANFSMVNIQVGGRHACGIDVSGFVICKGDNDNGQLNVPSNSAYQYRGLALGANHSCAIRRLNRTVICWGGNGEYSSNITDGISFEFVVAGLNFTCGLTTSNFSVICWGAGWPNQFQSSGVELPLLKTLPGPCVDTSCTCNVYPESQTLCSENGNICRPCDIPVLIPPVPSPEPPVIIIRYSRSRGLTKGLLVLVIVGSVGGLGAICSVIYCLWTGVCLGKKKIHNSVQPTIGVANGAQQSSSSPPSRSSTLRRQASILMKRQRSGPSSKHTDRGEVFLFSDLVSVTNNFALENKIGEGSFGVVYKGKLHDGREVAVKRSETGPKTKKFQEKESAFESEIAFLSRLHHKHLVRLIGYCNERDERLLVYEYMKNGALHDHLHGKNNSEKSSSIVNSWKMRIKIALDASRGIEYLHNYAVPPIIHRDIKSSNILLDLNWTARVSDFGLSLMGPENDRDYRPMKAAGTVGYIDPEYYGLNVLTTKSDVYGLGVVLLELLTGKRAIFKNEEGSPISMVDYTVPVIMAGELTKILDSRVGPPETKESEAVELMAYTAMHCVHLEGKDRPTMTDIVVNLERALVLCDDSHGSISSGQISIASD; from the coding sequence ATGACGACACCCTTAACAGCCGTCACCGCCGCCGCTGCCATAATTATCCTTCTCGCCGCCGTGTCCCCATCTCTGCGATCAGCTCATGCACTCGGGGGCTCTGGCTCCACACTCGCTGTGGTATACGGCTCCGCCACCACTATCTGCAGCATAGTGGCGTCGCAACCCATCCAGAGAGTCCAATGCTGGCGGGATGGCCAGATTCTTCCGCCGATCCTACCCACCACCTCATTCGACGCCGTTGCCGGTGGCAGAGACACCCTTTGTGGCGTTCGCTCCGGTGGCTTTAGTCTTCTATGCTGGAACACCACCTTCAGTCCCAAGAGAATTTACAACAGCACCACGGCTTTATTGACTTCTCTCACCATTGGTGACACTCAAATTTGCGCGTTAACAAATGTTACTGCATCAAAAAACGCAGTTTGCTGGCGAGGAGATATCGTTTCTTCGTCTGAGAATTTACAATTTGGTGTAATTTCATCTGGGATTGGATTTTCATGTGGAATTTTGAACAGTAACAATCGGGTTCTTTGCTGGGGGATTAAtgatatttcttcttcaatacaaTCCCAATTTGCAAATTTCTCAATGGTGAACATTCAGGTTGGTGGAAGGCATGCTTGTGGAATAGATGTTTCAGGTTTCGTTATCTGTAAAGGGGATAACGATAATGGTCAATTGAATGTGCCCTCGAATTCGGCATATCAGTACAGAGGCCTGGCTTTGGGGGCAAATCACAGCTGTGCAATCAGAAGATTGAATAGAACAGTTATTTGTTGGGGTGGGAATGGTGAATATTCAAGCAATATCACTGATGGGATTTCATTTGAATTCGTAGTTGCAGGGTTGAATTTTACATGTGGGCTAACAACTAGCAATTTTTCAGTGATTTGTTGGGGTGCCGGTTGGCCTAACCAGTTTCAATCTTCAGGGGTTGAACTACCTTTGCTAAAGACTCTTCCAGGGCCATGTGTGGATACTTCTTGTACATGTAATGTATATCCCGAATCTCAAACACTTTGTTCCGAAAATGGTAATATTTGTAGGCCTTGTGATATTCCTGTTTTGATTCCGCCAGTTCCATCACCAGAACCACCAGTGATTATTATTAGATATTCTCGTTCTAGAGGGCTTACAAAGGGCTTACTGGTTCTGGTTATTGTTGGATCCGTGGGGGGTCTTGGGGCCATTTGCTCCGTGATTTATTGTTTGTGGACTGGAGTCTGTTTGGGCAAGAAAAAGATTCATAATTCTGTGCAGCCAACCATTGGTGTAGCTAATGGCGCTCAACAATCTAGTAGCAGTCCACCTTCGAGATCATCCACTCTTAGGCGCCAGGCCTCGATCCTTATGAAGCGCCAGAGGAGTGGACCTTCTTCGAAACACACGGATAGGGGGGAGGTGTTCTTATTTTCCGACCTTGTCTCTGTTACTAACAACTTTGCGTTGGAGAACAAGATTGGTGAAGGGAGTTTTGGGGTTGTTTACAAAGGGAAATTGCATGATGGCCGTGAAGTTGCTGTAAAAAGAAGCGAAACAGGGccaaaaacaaagaaatttcaagaaaaagagAGCGCGTTTGAGTCTGAAATAGCATTCTTATCAAGGCTACACCACAAGCATTTGGTTAGGTTGATTGGTTATTGTAATGAAAGGGATGAAAGGTTGTTGGTTTATGAGTATATGAAGAACGGCGCGCTTCACGATCATTTGCATGGCAAGAACAACTCTGAAAAGAGTAGTAGCATCGTGAATTCTTGGAAAATGAGGATCAAGATCGCACTAGATGCCTCTCGTGGGATTGAGTACCTCCACAACTACGCCGTGCCACCCATTATTCATCGAGACATCAAGTCTTCAAACATATTACTTGACTTAAATTGGACAGCAAGAGTGTCTGATTTCGGATTATCATTAATGGGGCCGGAAAATGACCGTGATTATAGGCCGATGAAGGCTGCAGGCACAGTTGGATACATTGATCCCGAATATTATGGATTAAATGTCTTGACAACAAAGAGTGATGTTTACGGTCTCGGGGTCGTGTTGTTGGAACTTTTGACAGGGAAGAGGGCTATATTCAAGAATGAAGAAGGTTCACCGATTAGCATGGTGGATTATACAGTGCCAGTGATTATGGCCGGAGAATTGACTAAGATTTTGGATTCAAGAGTTGGTCCACCGGAGACGAAAGAATCCGAGGCTGTGGAGCTAATGGCTTACACGGCTATGCATTGTGTGCATCTGGAAGGAAAAGATAGGCCTACCATGACTGACATTGTTGTCAACTTGGAACGAGCATTGGTTCTGTGTGATGATAGCCATGGCAGCATTTCCAGTGGTCAGATCTCCATTGCTTCCGATTGA
- the LOC140982289 gene encoding zinc finger CCCH domain-containing protein 29-like isoform X1, with amino-acid sequence MCSGSKNKLCPFDLKMEPKFQENNGGVGLKNCSKLLELAATDDLAGFINAVEEMGCDIDEASFWYGRSFGSKKMGFEERTPIMIASLYGSIEVLKYIIATGKVDVNRACGLDGATALHCAAAGGSWASVEVVEILIDASGDINVVDVGEKKPCDLIAPCVKSSSNSRRKTLEMLLKGFRVEASDDEPQEGSKMALGAKESVEKKEYPIDVPLPDINNGIYGSDEFRMYSFKVKPCSRAYSHDWTECPFVHPGENARRRDLTKFNYSCVPCPEFKKGSCLKGDACEYAHGVFESWLHPAQYKTRLCKEEMACARKVCFFAHKPEELRPVYPSTGSAMPSPKSGSVNPMDVTTLSSLSPSVTCSSPMGGSAWQNKMNLLTPPVLQLPGSRLKTTFSARDVDLEIEFLGLEQIRNQKQQRQQLVEEMASLEQIRTQKQQRQQLVEEMANLSSTYPRMGDLKPTNLDNVFGSHESMLLSQLQALPPNINNTSSGSQLLQSPSSHQIRQNTSQLRASYPSNFSSSSARKPSSFGFDSSAAVAAAMMNSRSAAFTKRSQSFIDRSYQSSHSGSANFVGQTPSKRLDWSSPDGKLDWGFNVDEANKFRRSASFGFRSNNTNASAALTPSYVDEPDVSWVGSLVKDVPSGTVGLHTSPQLNGGYHDTAPYWVDQMYMEQEPVVA; translated from the coding sequence ATGTGCAGTGGTTCAAAGAATAAGCTTTGCCCTTTTGATCTGAAAATGGAGCCCAAGTTTCAAGAAAATAACGGAGGGGTCGGTCTTAAAAATTGCTCAAAGTTGCTTGAACTAGCTGCTACAGATGATTTGGCTGGTTTTATTAATGCGGTAGAAGAGATGGGTTGTGATATTGATGAGGCTAGCTTTTGGTATGGTAGAAGCTTTGGTTCAAAGAAGATGGGGTTCGAGGAGAGAACACCGATTATGATTGCTTCTTTGTATGGAAGCATAGAGGTTTTGAAGTATATTATCGCGACTGGAAAAGTTGATGTCAATAGAGCATGTGGACTTGATGGCGCCACGGCTCTTCATTGTGCCGCTGCTGGGGGTTCATGGGCCTCAGTCGAGGTTGTCGAGATTCTGATAGACGCCTCAGGAGATATTAATGTTGTGGATGTCGGAGAGAAGAAGCCATGTGATTTGATTGCTCCTTGTGTTAAGTCTTCCAGCAATTCGAGAAGGAAGACGTTAGAGATGTTGTTGAAAGGATTCAGAGTTGAGGCGAGCGACGATGAGCCGCAAGAAGGGAGCAAAATGGCTCTAGGGGCTAAAGAAAGTGTTGAAAAGAAGGAGTATCCAATCGATGTGCCATTACCAGATATAAACAACGGGATTTATGGGAGCGATGAGTTTAGGATGTATAGTTTCAAGGTAAAACCATGCTCAAGGGCGTATTCTCATGACTGGACGGAGTGCCCTTTTGTCCACCCGGGTGAGAATGCGAGGCGGCGTGATCTGACAAAGTTTAACTACAGTTGTGTCCCATGCCCTGAGTTCAAGAAAGGAAGCTGCTTGAAGGGCGATGCATGTGAATATGCTCATGGAGTTTTTGAATCTTGGCTGCATCCTGCTCAATATAAGACTCGCCTTTGCAAGGAAGAGATGGCTTGTGCGAGGAAAGTGTGCTTCTTTGCCCACAAACCTGAAGAGTTGCGCCCTGTGTATCCTTCTACTGGTTCAGCAATGCCTTCTCCCAAGTCTGGTTCTGTTAATCCAATGGATGTGACAACCTTGAGCTCCTTGTCGCCTTCCGTGACTTGTTCATCTCCTATGGGTGGGAGCGCGTGGCAGAACAAGATGAATCTTTTAACACCTCCTGTTCTGCAGCTTCCCGGAAGCCGGCTCAAGACAACTTTCAGTGCACGAGACGTGGACTTGGAAATTGAATTTCTAGGATTGGAGCAAATACGTAATCAGAAGCAGCAGCGACAGCAGTTAGTCGAGGAGATGGCTAGCTTGGAGCAAATCCGTACTCAGAAGCAGCAGCGGCAGCAGTTAGTCGAGGAGATGGCTAACTTGTCGTCCACATATCCAAGAATGGGTGATCTAAAGCCTACTAACCTTGACAACGTTTTTGGATCACACGAGTCTATGTTATTATCTCAGCTGCAGGCTCTCCCACCTAATATCAACAACACCAGCAGCGGCTCCCAACTGCTGCAATCGCCTAGCAGTCACCAAATTCGCCAAAACACGAGCCAACTCCGAGCCAGCTACCCGTCGAACTTCTCATCATCATCAGCAAGAAAGCCCTCTTCTTTTGGGTTCGACTCTTCTGCTGCAGTGGCTGCTGCAATGATGAATTCACGATCAGCTGCCTTCACAAAACGCAGTCAAAGCTTTATTGACCGCAGCTATCAATCCAGCCATTCGGGTTCTGCCAATTTCGTAGGCCAAACACCATCTAAACGTTTGGATTGGAGCTCGCCAGATGGGAAGTTAGACTGGGGATTCAATGTCGACGAGGCGAACAAATTTAGGAGGTCTGCCTCCTTTGGTTTCCGTAGCAACAACACCAATGCATCGGCAGCCCTGACTCCATCTTATGTAGATGAACCAGATGTTTCTTGGGTTGGTTCATTGGTTAAAGACGTTCCTTCTGGTACTGTTGGGCTACACACTTCACCTCAGCTCAACGGCGGATATCACGATACCGCACCGTACTGGGTCGATCAAATGTACATGGAGCAGGAGCCGGTGGTGGCTTGA
- the LOC140983365 gene encoding phosphoinositide phospholipase C 6-like isoform X1 translates to MTPTLSNDRKCQIFCFVTFYFLVDRMLSYENQSDSDQDDEDIGFHRQKSGNMSAPEYKRLIAIHAGKVKKGLKHALRNGSGKVNRLSLSEQTLERAAASYPMDVVRFSQKNILRVFPKGTRVTSSNFDPTIGWMHGAQMIAFNMQGYGKSLWTMHGMFRSNGGCGYVKKPDILMKRGPNGVVFDPKIPLPVKKILKVKVYMGDGWRLDFSHTHFDSFSPPDFYTKVHIIGVPADAAKRKTRIIEDDWGPYWNEEFTFPLSVPELALLRIEVREHDISDKDDFGGQTCLPIPELRPGIRTVPLYDKKGQKFKSVRLLMRFQFH, encoded by the exons ATGACACCCACACTATCCAATGATCGTAAATGCCAAATCTTTTGTTTTGTAACATTCTATTTTTTAGTTGATCGTATGCTTTCTTATGAAAATCAGAGCGACAGTGATCAAGACGATGAAGATATTGGTTTTCATCGACAAAAATCAGGAAATATGTCGGCACCAGAATATAAGCGGTTGATCGCCATTCATGCCGGGAAGGTAAAAAAAGGCTTGAAGCATGCACTTAGAAATGGTAGTGGTAAAGTTAATCGACTTAGTTTGAGTGAACAAACACTTGAAAGGGCTGCAGCATCTTATCCAATGGATGTTGTCAG GTTctctcaaaaaaatattttgagggtaTTTCCGAAGGGAACACGAGTAACATCATCAAATTTTGACCCGACTATTGGATGGATGCACGGAGCTCAGATGATTGCTTTTAATATGCAG GGATATGGAAAATCTCTCTGGACAATGCACGGTATGTTTAGATCTAATGGAGGTTGTGGATATGTGAAGAAACCTGATATACTCATGAAGAGAGGTCCGAACGGCGTGGTCTTTGATCCCAAAATACCATTGCCTGTGAAGAAAATCTTAAAG GTAAAAGTGTACATGGGTGATGGATGGCGTTTGGATTTCAGCCACACACACTTCGATTCATTTTCTCCACCAGACTTCTACACAAAG GTTCATATAATTGGAGTGCCAGCAGATGCAGCAAAACGAAAGACACGGATAATTGAGGACGATTGGGGGCCATATTGGAATGAAGAGTTTACATTCCCTTTGAGTGTTCCAGAGCTCGCATTGTTGAGAATCGAAGTTCGGGAGCATGACATATCGGATAAGGATGACTTTGGCGGCCAGACATGTTTGCCAATCCCGGAATTGAGACCGGGGATACGCACTGTTCCACTGTATGACAAAAAGGGTCAGAAATTTAAGTCTGTGAGGCTTCTTATGAGGTTTCAGTTTCATTGA
- the LOC140983365 gene encoding phosphoinositide phospholipase C 6-like isoform X2 gives MSAPEYKRLIAIHAGKVKKGLKHALRNGSGKVNRLSLSEQTLERAAASYPMDVVRFSQKNILRVFPKGTRVTSSNFDPTIGWMHGAQMIAFNMQGYGKSLWTMHGMFRSNGGCGYVKKPDILMKRGPNGVVFDPKIPLPVKKILKVKVYMGDGWRLDFSHTHFDSFSPPDFYTKVHIIGVPADAAKRKTRIIEDDWGPYWNEEFTFPLSVPELALLRIEVREHDISDKDDFGGQTCLPIPELRPGIRTVPLYDKKGQKFKSVRLLMRFQFH, from the exons ATGTCGGCACCAGAATATAAGCGGTTGATCGCCATTCATGCCGGGAAGGTAAAAAAAGGCTTGAAGCATGCACTTAGAAATGGTAGTGGTAAAGTTAATCGACTTAGTTTGAGTGAACAAACACTTGAAAGGGCTGCAGCATCTTATCCAATGGATGTTGTCAG GTTctctcaaaaaaatattttgagggtaTTTCCGAAGGGAACACGAGTAACATCATCAAATTTTGACCCGACTATTGGATGGATGCACGGAGCTCAGATGATTGCTTTTAATATGCAG GGATATGGAAAATCTCTCTGGACAATGCACGGTATGTTTAGATCTAATGGAGGTTGTGGATATGTGAAGAAACCTGATATACTCATGAAGAGAGGTCCGAACGGCGTGGTCTTTGATCCCAAAATACCATTGCCTGTGAAGAAAATCTTAAAG GTAAAAGTGTACATGGGTGATGGATGGCGTTTGGATTTCAGCCACACACACTTCGATTCATTTTCTCCACCAGACTTCTACACAAAG GTTCATATAATTGGAGTGCCAGCAGATGCAGCAAAACGAAAGACACGGATAATTGAGGACGATTGGGGGCCATATTGGAATGAAGAGTTTACATTCCCTTTGAGTGTTCCAGAGCTCGCATTGTTGAGAATCGAAGTTCGGGAGCATGACATATCGGATAAGGATGACTTTGGCGGCCAGACATGTTTGCCAATCCCGGAATTGAGACCGGGGATACGCACTGTTCCACTGTATGACAAAAAGGGTCAGAAATTTAAGTCTGTGAGGCTTCTTATGAGGTTTCAGTTTCATTGA